In Trueperella pecoris, the DNA window CGGACGCTGCCACGGGCTATGCGGGTCAGCGAAGTAGACCTTGATATTGGTATCGACCTTGAACTGGGCTACCTGCGCCATCTCACTACCTTGATCCCAGGTGATCGAGGAGAAGGCCTTACTGGGCAAGGTCTGAACCATCTGGGTCAGTTTCTCAATCACGGTCGGTGAATCATGGCTCACCCCAAGACGAGCGATCAGCAAAAACCGTGAAGAGCGCTCGACTAGGGTGATCAGCGCTGTGTGCTTGCCCTTACCACCACCGATAATTAAATCTCCTTCCCAGTGACCTGGCGTCAGGCGCCCATCGACCTCGTGGGGGCGCAAATCGATTGAAGCGCCCTCGACCCACGTCTTACGCCCGCGCCCGGGAGTGCCAGCAAGAGCAGAACGAGCAATACGCCGTTGACGACCCGAACGCAGTCCTTTCTCCCGTTTAAGCTCTTGCCGTAATGCCCCACCCCCGTGAACATACAAAGCCTGATAAATCGTTTCATGAGACACACGCATCTGCCGATCATCTCCATAATCATGACGCAAACGAACACTGATTTGCTGGGGAGAATAACGCTTATTTAACAGCTCAACCACCTTCTGACGCAGCGCCACATGGGTAGTAAGCTTGCCCGGCTTAGGACGAGAACGACGCTGATGAGCGCACTGATGAGCCCAGCGAGCATCATAAGAACCATCAGGAAAAGCACCACGATTAATCTCACGCGTCACCGATGACGGACTACGCCCCAAACTTAAAGCGATCTGCCGAGCCGACTTACCATCAGCTAACCCCAACCCGATCGCCACGCGCTCTTCAAGCGTCATACGCCGGCCTCGACCAACCCTGCCATTACCAACCCGGTCAACACTGGCCACGACCGTGGCCCCACCAACACGGCCCCGTTGCAAAACTTCAACCATAGGCCCCAACATAGCCTGTTTCCCACGAACCCAGTTCGGACTATGACCAACCCGTTTCGCGATCTCGGCAACCGGCAAGCCCTCAGCCGTCAACTGCCACACCCGTACCCTAGCAGCCGCACGAGCCTGCGCCGGCCCACCCTGCCCACGGACCAACACTAAACCCGCCCCACGAGCCCAGACCTGAACCGAGTGACAATTAACCTTCAACTCACGAGCAACACTTGCACACGAACGTCCAGAAGCAACCAAGGCCACCGCATGATCACGAAACGACTGCGAATAAGGCCGAATCGGCGATCTACCAACCATTCAACACACTCCAAAAAGTAGTGCATTGACCCCTGGAACCTACCGCGTATATTAATACAGTGCCGATCAGCTTAGTACAGCCGCGGCGGGTACGGGCCACGGCGGACGCGGGCCACGGCGGACGCGGGCCGCAGCGGACGGATGCGGGCCACGGCGGACGCGGGCCGCAGCGGACGGATGCGGGCCGCGGCGAGGGTGAGCCGCCCCGCGCCACCGCACAGAAAAGCGGGGCGACAACAGTCGCCCCGCCCCCTCAGTGCTTGACTTACTTCATGCGCTTGCCAGCAGAGCCGAGGCGCTCAGCAGCCTCAACAACGCGGGCGGCCATGCCAGCCTCAGCCAGCTTGCCCCAGGTGCGCGGGTCGTACATCTTCTTGTTGCCGACCTCCGAGTCAACCTTCAAGACGCCGTCGTAGTTGCGGAACATGTGATCCACGACCGGGCGGGTGAAGGCGTACTGGGTATCGGTGTCAACGTTCATCTTGATGACGCCGTTACGGACCGCGGTTGCGATCTCCTCGGCAGTCGAACCCGAGCCGCCGTGCATGACCAGGTCAAACGGGGACTCCTTGCCGACCTTCGCACCGACCTCAGCCTGGATCTCACCCAGGAGCTCCGGACGAAGCTTGACGTGACCCGGCTTGTACACGCCGTGAACATTGCCGAAGGTCAGAGCGGTCAGGTAGCGGCCGTTCTCACCAAGACCAAGTGCCTCGACGGTCTTCAGGCCATCCTCAGCGGTGGTGTAAAGCTTCTCGTTGATCTCGCCAACGACGCCGTCCTCTTCGCCACCAACAACGCCGATCTCGATCTCAAGGATCGTGTTGGACTTCTGCGACAGCGCGAGGAGCTCCTTCGCGATCTCAAGATTTTCTTCGAGCGGCACGGCTGAGCCATCCCACATGTGCGACTGGAAGAAAGGCTCACGACCAGCGGCAACTTCCTGGGCGGAAAGCTCCATGATCGGGCGGATCCACGAATCGATGTTCTGCTTGGCGCAGTGATCGGTGTGGAGAGCGATGGTCACGTCATAGTTCTTCGCAACCTCGCGAGCGTAAGCGGCGAGACCAAGCGAACCAGCGACGCGGTCCTTGATGGTGGAGCCGGAAGCGTACTCCGCGCCGCCGACCGAAACCTGAATAATGCCATCGGACTCAGCCTCAGCGAATCCGCGAATGGCAGCCGTGAGGGTCTGCGAAGACGTCACGTTAATGGCCGGGTAAGCGAACTTGTTAGCCTTCGCCCGATCCAGCATCTCATCATAAACTTCGCGCGTTGCAATACCCACGAATGTGCTCCTTTGCTCTGAAAAGTTGACGCCTATATTGTCTCACGGATTTCCTCCCCCGCGTAGCCAAATGGTCCCCGATTTGGAAATCCTGCAAATCCGTGCAAACCATCCACAACTACGCACCCCACTCACGACCGCGCCACGTTCCACCTTCTGGCACGTCAAGCAGGCGTAGGATCGGAATCGGAGGTAATCATGGTTATTTCAGACCCGCTCGAGGCGGCCGAAGCGCTCGCCGAACTGATGCGCGGGCGGCGAACACTTGCCATCACCGGTGCAGGAGTTTCCACGGATTCCGGCCTACCAGACTATCGCGGGCGGGGAACCACCGAAAAACCATCCATCGACTTCGACATGTTCGTCTCCGACGCCGTCTGGCAGCGTTGGGTCTGGCAGCGCAACCACGAGACCTGGCGCCAATTCTCCAACCTCGAGCCCTCCGGCGCCCACCTCGCCCTTGCCCGCCTCGAAGTCGCGGGCCACATCACCGGCGTTGCCACCCAAAATATCGACGGGTTACACACCAAAGCCGGGTCGCGAAACGTTTGGGAACTACACGGCTCCTTCGGCCGCGTCCAGTGCCTCAACTGCGGCACCGAATTCGCCCGCGACATCTACGCCCAGGCCCTCGAAGAACTTAACCCCGGTTGGCCCCAATACGACCGGGACCCCGCCGTCCTCGCCACCGCGGACCGCCGTCACGACGCCGAAACCTCGCCCTTCGTCGTCGCCCCCTGCCCATCGTGTGGCGGGCTCGTCAAACCAGCCGTCATCTTCTTCGGGGAATCGCTCCCCAGCGCGGAGATGGAGGCGGCCATGCAGGCGGCCACCGACTGCGACGTCGCCCTCATTGCCGGCACCTCCCTCGCGGTCAGCACCGGCCTCTGGGTCGTCCGCCAGGCCTGGGCAAACGGCGCCGACCTCGCCATCATCAACTACGGACCCACCGCCGCCGACGCCATCAACGACCTCCGCATCGACGCCGGCGTCTCCCCCACACTCACACTTCTTGCACACATACTTGCACCGGAAGTACCGAAAGCGTAGGCGCGAGGCACCCAAACGGCGTCGTGAAGCGAAAGAAGCTACACGGAGAAAACCTGCACCTGTGACCTTCATTCACACAGTTTCGCCAGTGGCTAAGCGACAGTTAATCTAGTTTCGTCGTCCAATGGTTGGAGTCGCACACGAAAGGCAGGAAGATGGCCAATTCGAAGAACGCTCACGGTAGCGTCGATTTGCCCGGTCTCCCGCAAGGAGTCAGCCCCGCAGTTCAGCACGAAGACAACCGCCTCTGGCACCTATTCTTCGGCGGCATGCTCGCGATTACCCTCGTCGTCTTCGCCATGTGGTCGAAGGAATATATCGGCAGCGGCGCAAGCTGGACCATCCTCATCACCACCATCCTTTTCGCCTTCTTCATGGCGTTCAACATCGGTGGCAACGACGTCGCCAACTCGTTTGGCACCTCCGTCGGCGCAGGGACCCTCTCGCTCAAACAGGCGCTCGTCATCGCAGCCATCTTCGAAGTCTCCGGCGCCGTCTTCGCCGGCGGCGAGGTCACCGACACCGTCCGCTCCGGTATCGTCGACCTGGGAGCCATCAACGGGCTTGACCCCATGGAATTTGCCTACATCATGATGGCCTCCCTCCTCGGTGCCGCCATCTGGCTCCTCCTCGCCACACGCATGGGCTGGCCCGTGTCTACCACACACTCGATCGTCGGCGGGATCGTCGGTGCAGCCTTGACCGTCGGGCTTCTCACCGGCAAGGGCGGCTGGTCCATGGTCCAGTGGAACCAAATCGGCACCATCGCCCTGTCATGGGTACTCTCACCCGTCCTCGGCGGCATCGTCTCCTACCTGCTATACCGCGGCATCAAGCGGTCAATCCTGTCCTACAACGAACTCGCCGTGCACCGGCTCGAAACCATCCGCGCACAGAAGAAGGAACTCAAAGCCCGCCACCGCGAATACTTCGAGACCCTCTCCGAAAAAGAGCAAAAGGCCTATACCAACGCCCTCACCCGCGACATCGCCACCATGCGCGAAGACGACTGGGAGCCCGAGGACCTCGAATCCGACTACTTCAAGGAACTGCACGAGATCCAGGTCGAGAAGTCTGAGGTCGAGCCGCGCCGCGCCATCGAAATGTGGATCCCACTGCTGGCCGCCGCCGGCTCGCTCGTCATCTCCGGTATGATGCTCTTCAAGGGCCTGAAGAATCTCCACCTCGGCATCACCCATATCGGCAACCTGCTCATCATGGGCATGATCGCCGCCGTCGTTTACATGTCGGTCTATATCCTCGCCCGCACGATGAAGAAGAAGAACCTCGACCGTTCCACCTTCCTCCTCTTCTCCTGGATGCAGGTATTCACCGCATCCGCCTTCGCCTTCTCCCACGGATCGAACGACATCGCCAACGCGCTCGGCCCGTTCGTCGCCGTTTTGGACGTCCTCAAGACCGGCGCCATCGCCGAAAAGAGCGCCGTACCGATGGCCGTCATGGTGGCCATGGGCATCGCACTCGTGGTGGGACTGTGGTTCATCGGCCGCTTCGTGATCAAGACCGTGGGAACCGGGCTCACCGAAATGCATCCCGCCTCGGGCTTCTCCGCCGAGCTCTCCGCCGCAGCAGTCGTCATGGGTGCCTCGCTCCTCGGCCTGCCCGTTTCCTCGACCCACATCCTCATCGGCGCCGTGCTTGGCATCGGGCTGGTCAACCACAACACCAACTGGGGCCTGATGAAACCAATCGCCACGGCGTGGGTGATCACGCTCCCCGTGTCCGCTGCGATCGCGGGCACTGCGGTGACGGTTATCCGGCTGATCTTCTAGCGGGCGGCGGGGCCTGCCCTCCCGGCGGGGCCTGCCCTCCGTCCTTCGATGTAGAAATATGGGCCGATCTTCGTATATATGAAGATCGGCCCATATTTCTACATCGAAGGACAGGCAGCCACCGGCCACCAACCTCGTGGCCAACGGGACCCGGCCACCAACCTCACCCGCACGCCCGAAAGTTTTCCACCGGCACGTGGACGCGCTCGCTATCCACAATTCCTAGTTCGCACGAACGGGCCACAACCATATATCGCCACACTGGAATCATGCACGGTCATGATCCCTCCTACGACGACTTCTACGCCTTCTCCTACCCGCACGAACCATTCGACGTTCCGCCTCAGTCTTGGGGAGAGAACACACCATGGGGATTTGCTGAGCCATTTGATGGCGCTCCGTTCGTGGCGCGAAACTTCGGCGTCTTCACGACCTCTGACTTGCAAGCCATCGGCATCAACCCTCGGACGTTCCTGCCGAAGGCGGTCGCGAAGGGCCGGCTCCGCAGGCTGGAACGCGGCATTTACGCTCGCCCCGGCGCCAACTCACAAGTGGTGCGAGCCATTCTTCTCGGTGGCAGGATCTCCTGCCTGAGCGCATGCAAACTTTACGGGCTTTGGGTGCCACACAGCCCACGGCTCCACGTCCTGACGTTACGCAATGTGATGACAGCCAAGAACTCGGATGTCATCATGCACAGCCAGCACAGGCGCCCACCCCTCCTAGTCCCATCCCCGTTGGAGACAGTGGAGCAGGTACTGCACTTCCACGATGCAGAGACGGGCTTGATGGTCTTGGACTCGGCTCTCAATAAGGGCCTGTTGAGGCTCGAGGAAGTGCCGGAGCTGATTCGAAACCTTTCCAAAAGAAAGCAACGGGTATTGATACGGGCGACAGGACTCGCACAGTCGGGCCTAGAAACTCGGGTGAGGAACTTCTTGATTTCCGAGCGGGTACCGGTACGGCCGCAGGTGGAGATTCCGACGGTCGGTAGAGTCGACATGGTTGCCGGAGAGTCGCTCATCTTGGAATGCAACGGGGACGCCTTCCATTCCACCAAGGAACAGCGAAACCGCGACTACCTGCGCATTCAGAACGCCAAACTCCTCGGCTATGAAACGGTCTCGCTCAGTTACGAACAGATTTTCTATCGCTGGGAAGAGACGAAGGCCTATCTACGGAGGCTGATCCGCCAGCGGAGACATCTGAGGAAGCCGACACCCTTGCGATGACGTCGGATACGGGACTTGCGCTGACCGGCTGATCTTCTAGCGGGCGGCGGGGCATGCCTTCCGTCCTTCGATGTAGAAATATGGACCGATCTTCGTATATATGAAGATCGGTCCATATTTCTACATCGAAGGACAGGCAACCACTGGCAACCCGCCCGCATCAGCCCAAAATCTGCCGGATTTGACCAATAATCGGCACGTCCGCCGGCGCCCACTCGATGGAATCCAGCTCATCGACGCCTAGCCACCGGAATTCGACGTGCTCCGTCAGCCGCGGCTCCGCCCCGACCAGCTTGCAGAAGTAGGCATCCAGAATCACCCGACCAAACGGGTAGTCGAAAACTCCGCGGCCCACAAATTCACCAACCTCCGCGTCAGTCAGCAGTTCCTCGCGCAACTCCCGGACAAGCGCGACCTGTGGCGTCTCCCCCGGTTCAATCTTGCCGCCCGGGAATTCCCAGTATCCGGCCATTTGCCTGCCCGGCCCACGCCGCGCAGCCATGATCTGTTGCCGGCCACCAGCGAGCCCGTCAGCTCCACCAGCTACCTCGCCCGGCGCCTGCCGCCGGAAAACCGCCCCGACCACGCGGATTTCTCGGACACCCGGATCAACGACGCCGTCGCCCGGCTTATCCGCGGTGCTCAAGCCCTGAGCTCCGCGCGGTGCTGCCGCACCCATTCGTGCTGCGCGATCGCGGCGGCGGCCGCCACGTTGAGCGAGCGTGTCGACCCGAACTGGGGAATGTAGACGGCCTGCGGGCAGACGGCTCGTAGCTCGTCGGAGATACCCACGGACTCCTGCCCGAACACGAGGATGGCCCGCTCGGGTAGCGCCGCCGTTTCGATCGGCTCCGTGTCGCCGGTGTTGTCCACGGCGACGAGGGTGTACCCGGCGTCCGCGGCCCATGTCGCCATCGAGTCGGCGTCCGGTTGATGGTAGATGTCGAGGTAACGGTCGGTGACGAGTGCCCCGCGTCGGTTCCATTTCCGGCGACCTACGATGTGGACGCCTCCCACGTTGAACGCGTTTCCGGTCCGCACGATCGACCCGATGTTGAGGTCGTGTTCGAGATTTTCGATGGCGATGTGTAGCGCTGATCGGCTTTTGGCGAGTTCGCCTTTGATCGCCTCGACGCTCCAGTATCGATATTGGTCGGTGACGTTGCGCCTGTCGCCGGTGGCGAGCAGTTCGGGGTCGTAGCGCGGGTCGTCGGGCAGGGGTTCGCCGGGGTGTTCGCTGATCCAGGGGCCGACACCCACGATTCCGCCGATTTTTTCGCCGTTGCCCCACGTGGCGAATCCGTGCGGGTCGCCCGAGTTTCGTTCTTCGTTCACGTGGCTAGTATCCCACACCGTGTTTACAGGTCGCCGGTTTGGAACAGGCTGAGCGAGGTGTCTCCGACGACGACGGCGACGCCCTCGACCCTTGCTCCGGCGGCTTCCAGCGTGCTCACGCACGAGGCTTGGTTACCGTCCGCGCCCACGACGACGACGCGGCGGCCCGCGACGGGCGGCCCGGCGAGCTTGTCGATCTTACTGAAGGCGTCAAGGTGCTGTCCGCGCGATGCGGCGGCGTGGAGGATGGCGGTGGCGATGGCAAGCGCGATTGGCCCTTCGCCGCCGACGGCGTCGACGTCGTCGGGTCCGAGTCCGGTTTCTTCGAGGAGGTCGAGCATGGCGTGGCCCAAGAGCGGCGCGGCGTCGCGGTGGAGGGCGGCGGCCATGAGGTGGGCCGGGCCGCCGAGGGCGATGATGTGGGCGGCGAGGGCGGCTTTGGGTGCGTCGTTAGTTTCCATGCGGGTAGTTTACTCGGCGGCGGGCTGGCGCCTCGCCCGCCCTGACCGTCCCGGCCCTGCCACTTTGCGCACGAGGGAGCGT includes these proteins:
- a CDS encoding IS30 family transposase, with product MTLEERVAIGLGLADGKSARQIALSLGRSPSSVTREINRGAFPDGSYDARWAHQCAHQRRSRPKPGKLTTHVALRQKVVELLNKRYSPQQISVRLRHDYGDDRQMRVSHETIYQALYVHGGGALRQELKREKGLRSGRQRRIARSALAGTPGRGRKTWVEGASIDLRPHEVDGRLTPGHWEGDLIIGGGKGKHTALITLVERSSRFLLIARLGVSHDSPTVIEKLTQMVQTLPSKAFSSITWDQGSEMAQVAQFKVDTNIKVYFADPHSPWQRPSNERLNRDIREYFPKGTNFADITDEEVAFVQDELNDRARVVLNGMTPRETLAELLKNDASTP
- the fbaA gene encoding class II fructose-bisphosphate aldolase; translation: MGIATREVYDEMLDRAKANKFAYPAINVTSSQTLTAAIRGFAEAESDGIIQVSVGGAEYASGSTIKDRVAGSLGLAAYAREVAKNYDVTIALHTDHCAKQNIDSWIRPIMELSAQEVAAGREPFFQSHMWDGSAVPLEENLEIAKELLALSQKSNTILEIEIGVVGGEEDGVVGEINEKLYTTAEDGLKTVEALGLGENGRYLTALTFGNVHGVYKPGHVKLRPELLGEIQAEVGAKVGKESPFDLVMHGGSGSTAEEIATAVRNGVIKMNVDTDTQYAFTRPVVDHMFRNYDGVLKVDSEVGNKKMYDPRTWGKLAEAGMAARVVEAAERLGSAGKRMK
- a CDS encoding Sir2 family NAD-dependent protein deacetylase, encoding MVISDPLEAAEALAELMRGRRTLAITGAGVSTDSGLPDYRGRGTTEKPSIDFDMFVSDAVWQRWVWQRNHETWRQFSNLEPSGAHLALARLEVAGHITGVATQNIDGLHTKAGSRNVWELHGSFGRVQCLNCGTEFARDIYAQALEELNPGWPQYDRDPAVLATADRRHDAETSPFVVAPCPSCGGLVKPAVIFFGESLPSAEMEAAMQAATDCDVALIAGTSLAVSTGLWVVRQAWANGADLAIINYGPTAADAINDLRIDAGVSPTLTLLAHILAPEVPKA
- a CDS encoding inorganic phosphate transporter, giving the protein MANSKNAHGSVDLPGLPQGVSPAVQHEDNRLWHLFFGGMLAITLVVFAMWSKEYIGSGASWTILITTILFAFFMAFNIGGNDVANSFGTSVGAGTLSLKQALVIAAIFEVSGAVFAGGEVTDTVRSGIVDLGAINGLDPMEFAYIMMASLLGAAIWLLLATRMGWPVSTTHSIVGGIVGAALTVGLLTGKGGWSMVQWNQIGTIALSWVLSPVLGGIVSYLLYRGIKRSILSYNELAVHRLETIRAQKKELKARHREYFETLSEKEQKAYTNALTRDIATMREDDWEPEDLESDYFKELHEIQVEKSEVEPRRAIEMWIPLLAAAGSLVISGMMLFKGLKNLHLGITHIGNLLIMGMIAAVVYMSVYILARTMKKKNLDRSTFLLFSWMQVFTASAFAFSHGSNDIANALGPFVAVLDVLKTGAIAEKSAVPMAVMVAMGIALVVGLWFIGRFVIKTVGTGLTEMHPASGFSAELSAAAVVMGASLLGLPVSSTHILIGAVLGIGLVNHNTNWGLMKPIATAWVITLPVSAAIAGTAVTVIRLIF
- a CDS encoding type IV toxin-antitoxin system AbiEi family antitoxin domain-containing protein, which produces MHGHDPSYDDFYAFSYPHEPFDVPPQSWGENTPWGFAEPFDGAPFVARNFGVFTTSDLQAIGINPRTFLPKAVAKGRLRRLERGIYARPGANSQVVRAILLGGRISCLSACKLYGLWVPHSPRLHVLTLRNVMTAKNSDVIMHSQHRRPPLLVPSPLETVEQVLHFHDAETGLMVLDSALNKGLLRLEEVPELIRNLSKRKQRVLIRATGLAQSGLETRVRNFLISERVPVRPQVEIPTVGRVDMVAGESLILECNGDAFHSTKEQRNRDYLRIQNAKLLGYETVSLSYEQIFYRWEETKAYLRRLIRQRRHLRKPTPLR
- a CDS encoding (deoxy)nucleoside triphosphate pyrophosphohydrolase, which encodes MSTADKPGDGVVDPGVREIRVVGAVFRRQAPGEVAGGADGLAGGRQQIMAARRGPGRQMAGYWEFPGGKIEPGETPQVALVRELREELLTDAEVGEFVGRGVFDYPFGRVILDAYFCKLVGAEPRLTEHVEFRWLGVDELDSIEWAPADVPIIGQIRQILG
- a CDS encoding TrmH family RNA methyltransferase, whose amino-acid sequence is MNEERNSGDPHGFATWGNGEKIGGIVGVGPWISEHPGEPLPDDPRYDPELLATGDRRNVTDQYRYWSVEAIKGELAKSRSALHIAIENLEHDLNIGSIVRTGNAFNVGGVHIVGRRKWNRRGALVTDRYLDIYHQPDADSMATWAADAGYTLVAVDNTGDTEPIETAALPERAILVFGQESVGISDELRAVCPQAVYIPQFGSTRSLNVAAAAAIAQHEWVRQHRAELRA